Proteins encoded by one window of Nisaea sp.:
- a CDS encoding efflux RND transporter permease subunit, protein MTTTDTPSAPPSSSQNDLPSISVRRPWLALVLNLLIALAGAAAIMAVEVRELPNVDRPVVSVRGILDGASPETMDSEVTSLVEGAVARVNGVKRIRSSSEENNFRLHAEFSPSADLDVAASDIREAVSRVERELPANVEQLTVIKADADASPVMRLAVFGHGLTEEELTHVVETDVIPELISIDGVADVTQYGDRARLLRVVLDPMRLSAFALSVADVIAVLKSAPFDIPAGSFASTDQELLVRANATVESAREVEDIIIRGAVRIGDVAQVFFGPEDPESLVRVNGEEVIGLGIIRQAQSNTIEISENVAKAIAGLNRRFDKIEVMVTSDDALFIEGAVSEVLFSLLLAVLIVIVTLWVFLGSPAATLIPCVSIPVALVGSVAAIWAFGFSINILTLLALVLATGLIVDDSIVVLENIQRRRAQGLGGRAAAVLGTRQVYFAVIATTATLISVFVPISFLPSTAGRLFREFGFVLAIAVMISSFVALTLVPALAARLADAAPDRLGLRTAMGRIGDYFARFYGVTLRAALSAPIIVIAASLALAGGAWLTFNSLDQELLPSEDRGRIYIRGDGPDGVGLEYSNKQADLMEAILQPYVDSGEISSIFTIVGRWDLNRTFISAPLAPWGERSRSQQEILSEIRKQMNQIPGVRVRAYSPNSLNLRSAGGGVEVALVGNDYLRLYEVAKTLARAIEDRLPDLSDVRISYQPTQPQLSINIDRRRASDLGVSLADLSDVLRVTIDGMEIADLNVRDESIPIRLEAMGGAIDDPTDLTNLYVRTSQGKLIPISSLVTLKEEGVAAELDRHVQRRAVELDADLKPGLPLRDAILDVQRLADEILPDDVSLILLGEAEALEETSHEVAITYAIAMIVVFLVLVAQFESVTSAAIVVLTVPFGIAAAIYALLLTGTSVNIYSQIGLVMMIGLMAKNGILVVEFADQLRDRGFGVRQAVERAALVRLRPIAMTMISTILGGLPLILSTGPGAEARSAIGWVVFGGLGLAAAFTLYLTPVIYIALASLSSARADAADKLEKELKHAHGIADVAEAEAEQPGQ, encoded by the coding sequence ATGACGACGACCGACACCCCGTCAGCGCCTCCTTCATCGTCACAAAACGATCTGCCTTCCATCAGCGTTCGCCGTCCCTGGCTCGCGCTGGTCCTCAATCTTCTCATCGCGCTTGCCGGTGCCGCGGCGATCATGGCGGTGGAAGTGCGCGAGCTGCCGAATGTCGATCGGCCCGTCGTATCCGTTCGCGGCATTCTCGACGGCGCCTCGCCGGAGACCATGGACAGCGAGGTGACAAGTCTGGTCGAAGGCGCGGTCGCCCGGGTCAATGGCGTGAAGCGTATCCGCTCCTCGAGCGAGGAGAACAATTTCCGGCTGCATGCGGAATTCAGCCCCTCGGCTGATCTCGATGTTGCTGCGTCCGATATCCGCGAGGCGGTGAGCCGGGTCGAGCGGGAGCTGCCGGCGAATGTCGAGCAGCTGACTGTCATCAAGGCCGATGCGGACGCGAGCCCGGTGATGCGGCTTGCTGTATTCGGGCATGGCCTGACGGAAGAGGAACTGACCCATGTCGTTGAAACGGATGTCATCCCGGAGCTGATCTCCATCGACGGCGTTGCGGACGTTACCCAGTACGGGGACCGGGCGCGCTTGCTGAGGGTCGTGCTCGACCCGATGCGGCTGAGCGCTTTCGCGCTGTCCGTCGCCGATGTCATTGCCGTGCTTAAGAGCGCTCCGTTCGATATCCCGGCGGGCAGCTTCGCATCGACGGATCAGGAACTGCTGGTGCGTGCGAATGCGACGGTGGAATCGGCGAGAGAGGTCGAGGACATCATCATCCGGGGCGCGGTCCGGATCGGGGATGTGGCACAGGTCTTCTTCGGGCCGGAAGATCCCGAGAGCCTTGTCCGGGTCAATGGCGAGGAGGTGATCGGCCTCGGCATCATCCGGCAGGCGCAATCCAATACCATCGAGATTTCGGAGAATGTCGCCAAGGCCATCGCCGGTTTGAACCGGCGGTTCGACAAGATCGAGGTCATGGTGACGTCGGACGACGCACTCTTCATCGAGGGGGCGGTGTCGGAGGTTCTGTTCAGCCTGTTGCTCGCGGTCTTGATCGTCATCGTGACGCTCTGGGTCTTCCTCGGCTCTCCCGCAGCGACGCTGATCCCGTGCGTTTCCATCCCGGTCGCGCTGGTCGGATCGGTTGCCGCGATCTGGGCCTTCGGCTTTTCGATCAATATCCTGACATTGCTGGCGCTGGTTCTGGCAACCGGCCTGATCGTCGATGACAGTATTGTCGTGCTTGAGAACATCCAGCGCCGCCGCGCCCAGGGGCTGGGTGGCCGGGCTGCGGCCGTTCTCGGCACGCGCCAGGTCTATTTCGCGGTGATCGCGACAACCGCCACCCTGATCTCCGTCTTCGTGCCGATCTCCTTCCTGCCGAGCACGGCCGGACGGCTGTTCCGCGAGTTTGGTTTTGTCCTCGCCATCGCGGTGATGATCTCGTCTTTCGTGGCGCTTACGCTGGTGCCCGCACTTGCGGCACGGCTCGCGGATGCGGCCCCCGACCGCCTTGGGCTGCGAACAGCGATGGGGCGGATCGGGGATTATTTCGCCCGGTTCTACGGCGTGACCCTGAGGGCGGCCCTTTCGGCTCCGATTATTGTCATCGCCGCCTCGCTGGCTCTGGCTGGTGGCGCCTGGCTCACCTTCAACAGTCTCGATCAGGAATTGCTGCCATCGGAGGATCGCGGGCGGATCTATATCCGCGGAGATGGTCCGGATGGTGTCGGCCTCGAATACAGCAACAAGCAGGCCGACCTGATGGAGGCCATCCTGCAGCCCTATGTCGATAGCGGGGAGATCAGCTCGATTTTCACCATCGTCGGCCGCTGGGACCTCAACCGGACCTTCATCTCCGCACCGCTTGCACCGTGGGGCGAACGCAGTCGTTCGCAGCAGGAAATCCTGTCCGAGATCCGCAAGCAGATGAACCAGATCCCGGGCGTCCGGGTTCGGGCCTACAGCCCCAACAGCCTCAATCTCCGCTCCGCCGGGGGCGGCGTCGAAGTGGCGCTCGTGGGCAACGATTATCTGCGGCTCTATGAAGTTGCGAAGACGCTGGCGCGGGCCATTGAGGACCGCCTGCCGGACCTGTCCGACGTGCGGATTTCCTATCAGCCGACCCAGCCGCAGCTTTCGATCAATATCGACCGCCGCCGGGCCTCCGATCTTGGTGTCAGTCTGGCGGATCTCTCGGATGTTCTGCGGGTCACCATCGATGGGATGGAAATCGCCGATCTGAACGTGCGCGACGAATCCATCCCGATCCGCCTTGAGGCCATGGGCGGCGCGATCGACGACCCGACCGATCTGACGAACCTCTATGTCCGGACCAGCCAGGGCAAACTCATTCCGATTTCCAGTCTGGTCACCCTGAAAGAGGAAGGCGTGGCGGCCGAGCTGGACCGGCATGTCCAACGCCGCGCGGTGGAGCTGGATGCGGATCTCAAGCCCGGCTTGCCTCTGAGGGATGCCATTCTTGACGTTCAAAGGCTCGCGGACGAGATTCTGCCGGACGATGTGAGCCTGATCCTGCTTGGCGAAGCTGAGGCGCTTGAGGAAACCTCGCATGAGGTCGCGATCACCTACGCCATTGCGATGATCGTGGTGTTCCTCGTGCTGGTAGCCCAGTTCGAAAGTGTCACCAGTGCCGCGATCGTCGTGCTGACCGTGCCCTTCGGGATCGCCGCCGCGATCTATGCGCTGCTGCTGACGGGGACCTCGGTCAATATCTACAGCCAGATCGGTCTGGTCATGATGATCGGGCTGATGGCGAAGAACGGCATCCTCGTGGTCGAGTTTGCGGATCAGCTTCGCGACCGCGGCTTCGGTGTGCGTCAGGCGGTCGAACGGGCGGCCCTCGTTCGCCTCCGCCCGATCGCCATGACGATGATCTCGACCATTCTAGGCGGCCTGCCCCTGATCCTGAGCACCGGTCCCGGCGCCGAGGCGCGGAGCGCCATTGGCTGGGTCGTGTTCGGCGGCCTCGGGCTGGCGGCGGCCTTCACCCTCTACCTGACACCGGTGATCTACATCGCGCTCGCCAGTCTGTCCTCGGCCCGTGCCGATGCCGCCGACAAGCTGGAAAAGGAATTGAAGCACGCCCATGGGATTGCCGATGTCGCAGAAGCAGAGGCAGAGCAGCCGGGTCAATGA
- a CDS encoding efflux RND transporter periplasmic adaptor subunit, protein MSVTRQLLVVLFGAAVLAGGWFYFGSAPGSKGEGGEQSAGKKNRAAAVVVADVKFLKERFRTEAVGTARAYQSARLHPVASGRVTEMSVATGAKVSKGQVLLELDRKSETLAVDLARVRLEAAQRIAERLGKLRRSGATTQAALDDAVTAVDAAQIELERAQVALEDRFILAPFSGRIGMTEVDVGDRVDTSTEIAALDDRSSLLIRFEVPEALHGRIVVGDPIGLALWGGESGPIEDGTIYDTGSRIDEATRTFVVRARIPNSDDRFRPGMSFRVTLDVEGPERASVPEVAIQWGGDGSFVWAVSDGVARRLPVSIVQRQAATVLLNSAFKQGDKVVTQGLHRMREGTKVEILPGGGPEAAPVKAYQDATTS, encoded by the coding sequence ATGAGCGTGACGCGTCAATTGCTTGTAGTGCTTTTCGGCGCCGCCGTTCTGGCCGGCGGATGGTTTTATTTCGGGTCCGCTCCCGGCAGCAAGGGTGAGGGCGGCGAACAAAGCGCCGGCAAGAAGAACCGAGCGGCAGCCGTTGTCGTCGCCGATGTGAAATTCCTCAAGGAGAGGTTCCGGACCGAGGCTGTGGGAACGGCGCGGGCCTACCAGTCCGCGCGGCTGCATCCGGTTGCGAGTGGGCGGGTGACCGAGATGTCGGTTGCTACAGGCGCCAAGGTGAGCAAGGGTCAGGTTCTTCTCGAACTGGACCGCAAATCGGAGACGCTCGCCGTCGATCTGGCCCGTGTCCGCCTCGAGGCGGCGCAACGGATCGCCGAGCGTCTTGGCAAGCTCCGCAGGAGTGGTGCCACCACCCAGGCCGCTCTCGACGACGCTGTGACGGCGGTCGACGCTGCCCAGATCGAGCTTGAGCGAGCGCAGGTTGCGCTTGAGGATCGTTTCATCCTGGCGCCCTTCTCCGGCCGTATCGGCATGACCGAAGTCGATGTGGGTGACCGGGTGGACACCAGTACCGAAATCGCGGCTCTTGACGACCGGTCGTCCCTGCTCATTCGCTTCGAAGTGCCGGAAGCCCTGCACGGCAGGATTGTTGTCGGCGACCCGATCGGCCTCGCCCTTTGGGGCGGGGAATCGGGACCGATCGAAGATGGCACAATCTACGACACGGGAAGCCGGATCGACGAAGCGACCCGGACCTTTGTCGTGCGCGCACGCATACCAAATTCTGATGACCGGTTTCGCCCCGGTATGAGTTTCCGGGTCACGCTTGATGTCGAGGGGCCGGAACGTGCCAGCGTGCCCGAGGTTGCAATCCAGTGGGGCGGTGACGGATCCTTTGTCTGGGCGGTTTCCGATGGCGTCGCCAGGCGCCTGCCTGTCTCCATCGTGCAGCGGCAGGCGGCGACCGTCCTGCTCAACAGTGCATTCAAGCAGGGCGACAAGGTCGTGACCCAGGGGCTGCATCGCATGCGAGAGGGGACGAAGGTCGAGATCCTGCCGGGGGGCGGCCCCGAAGCCGCGCCGGTCAAGGCGTATCAGGACGCGACCACATCATGA
- a CDS encoding M20 family metallopeptidase yields MSNAELIWDLVDEHREEFIGLADRIWGMPEICYTEYRSVEEHRTMLEQQGFRVTENVAGIPTAVMGEAGEGGPVIAIMGEYDALPGLSQVANIAEPQEVEPGGHGHGCGHNLLGSAAMLAAAGLKDWLEKTGTPGRVRYYGCPAEEGGAAKGFMVRAGAFDDVDAAVTWHPAGVTKVQVANSLANTRIDFSFTGRSSHASSAPHLGRSALDAVELMNVGVNYMREHMTPDARIHYAMLDSGGVAPNVVQGFAKVRYAVRAGELATMQALVERVKKVAEGAALMTETRVTAQIVSAVSNMLDNEPMRRTMYENMQRLGPVPFDADDRKYAAAIQATLSPEDIGSEYRKAGVEEREDTPLCDFVVPFDAKGVSMPGSTDVSDVSWAVPTIEARVATHAIGTPGHSWQITAQGKAPAAHKGMIYAAKAMAGTAVDLVRDADLLAAAKADHAARTAKTPYVCPIPADVQPPLQPRPE; encoded by the coding sequence ATGTCGAATGCTGAATTGATCTGGGATCTGGTCGATGAGCACCGCGAGGAGTTCATCGGGCTCGCGGACCGGATCTGGGGCATGCCCGAGATCTGCTACACCGAATATCGCTCTGTCGAGGAACACCGGACGATGCTGGAACAGCAGGGCTTCCGGGTGACCGAGAACGTCGCGGGTATCCCGACCGCTGTGATGGGCGAGGCCGGTGAGGGCGGCCCGGTGATCGCTATCATGGGTGAATACGACGCGCTCCCGGGCCTCAGCCAGGTCGCCAATATTGCCGAGCCGCAGGAAGTCGAGCCCGGCGGGCATGGCCATGGATGCGGGCATAATCTGCTTGGGTCCGCCGCTATGCTGGCGGCCGCCGGTCTGAAGGACTGGCTGGAGAAGACCGGCACGCCGGGCCGGGTGCGGTATTACGGCTGCCCCGCCGAAGAAGGCGGAGCCGCCAAGGGCTTCATGGTCCGGGCAGGCGCCTTTGACGATGTAGATGCGGCCGTCACCTGGCATCCGGCCGGTGTGACCAAGGTTCAGGTTGCGAACTCGCTCGCCAATACCCGGATCGACTTCTCCTTCACCGGACGCAGCAGCCACGCGAGCTCGGCGCCGCATCTCGGCCGCAGCGCGCTGGATGCGGTCGAACTCATGAATGTGGGCGTCAATTACATGCGCGAGCACATGACCCCGGATGCACGTATCCATTACGCGATGCTGGATTCTGGCGGGGTAGCTCCGAACGTGGTGCAGGGCTTCGCCAAGGTGCGCTATGCCGTTCGGGCGGGAGAGCTGGCCACCATGCAGGCGCTTGTCGAACGGGTGAAGAAGGTCGCCGAGGGCGCCGCGCTCATGACCGAGACGAGGGTGACAGCCCAGATCGTCAGCGCCGTCTCGAACATGCTGGATAACGAGCCGATGCGCCGGACCATGTACGAGAACATGCAGCGCCTCGGCCCGGTTCCCTTCGATGCTGACGACCGGAAATATGCCGCCGCAATCCAGGCGACCCTCTCGCCGGAAGATATCGGCAGCGAATATCGCAAGGCCGGAGTCGAGGAACGGGAAGACACGCCGCTTTGCGACTTCGTCGTGCCATTCGATGCGAAAGGTGTCTCCATGCCCGGATCGACGGATGTGTCCGATGTCAGCTGGGCGGTGCCGACCATCGAGGCACGGGTCGCCACCCATGCCATCGGCACGCCGGGGCATTCCTGGCAGATCACGGCCCAGGGCAAGGCACCCGCCGCGCACAAGGGCATGATCTATGCCGCCAAAGCGATGGCCGGAACTGCTGTCGATCTGGTCCGCGACGCTGACTTGCTGGCTGCCGCGAAGGCGGATCACGCCGCTCGCACGGCCAAGACACCCTATGTCTGCCCTATCCCGGCCGACGTGCAGCCGCCGCTTCAGCCGCGCCCTGAATAA
- a CDS encoding isocitrate lyase/phosphoenolpyruvate mutase family protein: MQSQNDKFERFRSLHFGDRAFVMPNPWDAGSARILTHLGSPALATTSAGYAFSVGKRDSFAGLSREEILVNAAAIVAATDLPVSADLEDGFGAAPEACAETIRLASGIGLVGGSIEDATGDPDAPIYDLPEATERVRAAAEASKGRPFLLTARAENYLWGKPDLIDTIDRLQAFSEAGADVLYAPGLPDLDAIATVCRAVDKPVNVVMGLKGRSFSVEELSNAGVRRISVGGSFARAALGALKRAAEEVLTGGTFTYAEDAMQDAEVASLMSPEKRTAEQ; this comes from the coding sequence ATGCAGTCACAGAACGATAAATTCGAAAGATTCAGGTCATTGCATTTCGGGGACCGGGCTTTCGTCATGCCAAATCCATGGGATGCCGGCTCGGCCCGCATTCTCACGCATCTGGGATCCCCCGCCCTGGCGACGACCAGCGCGGGATACGCCTTTTCCGTCGGTAAACGGGATTCCTTCGCCGGGTTGAGCCGGGAGGAAATTCTGGTCAATGCGGCGGCTATTGTCGCGGCAACGGACCTGCCGGTTTCAGCGGACCTTGAAGACGGATTCGGTGCTGCGCCGGAGGCATGCGCGGAGACCATAAGGCTGGCATCCGGCATCGGACTGGTCGGCGGCTCTATCGAGGATGCAACCGGCGATCCCGATGCACCGATCTACGATTTGCCTGAAGCCACGGAACGAGTCAGAGCAGCGGCGGAAGCCTCAAAAGGCCGCCCGTTCCTGCTCACGGCGCGGGCCGAGAACTATCTCTGGGGCAAGCCGGATCTGATAGACACCATCGACCGGCTGCAAGCCTTCTCGGAAGCCGGAGCGGATGTTCTCTACGCACCGGGTTTGCCCGATCTGGACGCCATTGCGACCGTCTGCCGAGCCGTCGACAAACCGGTGAATGTGGTGATGGGTCTGAAAGGCCGGTCTTTCTCCGTCGAGGAGCTCTCGAATGCCGGTGTGCGCCGGATCAGCGTCGGCGGCTCTTTCGCCCGTGCCGCCCTCGGCGCCCTGAAACGGGCTGCGGAAGAAGTTCTCACCGGCGGGACGTTCACCTACGCGGAAGACGCCATGCAGGATGCGGAGGTCGCCAGTCTGATGTCGCCGGAGAAGCGCACGGCCGAGCAATAA
- a CDS encoding TIGR00282 family metallophosphoesterase, translating to MRVLFLGDVVGRSGREAVQNHLPELREQLAVDFAIVNGENSAGGFGITPDIAEALFDAGADVITTGNHAFDKREILTYFDAEPRLLRPANYPADTPGKGSGLFPTADGRHVLVANVILRLFMDTSDDPFVAAEKIAEECPLGYGADFIFIDMHGEATSEKLALGHFLDGRISAIVGTHTHIPTADHMILPGGTAYMTDAGMCGSYEGVIGMQKEAPVERFLSKWGRPRLEVAEGPATVSGLLIESDDATGLATRVAPVRLGGLLSEAFPDF from the coding sequence ATGAGAGTGCTGTTTCTCGGTGACGTCGTCGGCCGGTCCGGGCGCGAGGCGGTACAGAACCACCTGCCTGAATTGCGCGAGCAGCTTGCCGTCGATTTCGCCATCGTGAATGGCGAGAATTCCGCCGGCGGTTTCGGCATCACGCCGGATATCGCCGAGGCACTGTTCGATGCCGGCGCGGATGTCATCACCACCGGCAACCATGCTTTCGACAAGCGCGAGATCCTGACCTATTTCGACGCTGAGCCCCGTCTGCTGCGTCCGGCCAACTATCCAGCCGACACGCCGGGCAAGGGCAGCGGTCTGTTCCCGACGGCGGATGGCCGGCATGTGCTGGTCGCCAATGTCATCCTCCGGCTGTTCATGGATACCAGCGATGATCCGTTCGTTGCCGCGGAGAAGATCGCCGAGGAATGCCCGCTCGGTTACGGCGCCGACTTCATCTTCATCGACATGCATGGTGAGGCGACGTCGGAAAAGCTGGCGCTAGGCCATTTCCTCGATGGCCGGATCAGCGCCATCGTCGGCACGCACACCCATATCCCGACCGCCGATCACATGATCCTCCCGGGCGGGACGGCCTATATGACCGATGCCGGGATGTGCGGCTCCTATGAGGGCGTTATCGGCATGCAGAAAGAGGCGCCGGTCGAGCGGTTCCTGTCTAAATGGGGACGGCCCCGGCTGGAAGTCGCCGAAGGCCCGGCGACGGTCTCCGGCCTGCTGATCGAAAGCGACGATGCCACCGGCCTCGCCACCCGCGTGGCCCCGGTTCGCCTTGGCGGTCTGCTCTCCGAGGCATTTCCGGACTTCTGA
- a CDS encoding 5-formyltetrahydrofolate cyclo-ligase encodes MPASTPLNDTLAADKAALRSEIEAKRGIAHDALSETAGAAIRDHFLGIALPPEATVIAAYWPFRTEIDPRPLMLALHARGYRIVLPVVVRKAAPLKFRLWGPGATLVKAGLGGLVPDVGAPELEPDLLLVPMLAFDDTGFRLGYGGGFYDRTLERLRGLKPVRAVGAAYEAQRVPAVPRDATDQRLDAMLTEAGLADFEGSPA; translated from the coding sequence GTGCCTGCATCCACGCCCCTCAATGACACGCTCGCCGCCGATAAAGCGGCCCTGCGCAGTGAGATCGAGGCAAAGCGCGGTATCGCGCACGATGCGTTGAGCGAAACTGCCGGTGCCGCGATCCGGGATCATTTCCTCGGGATTGCCCTGCCACCCGAAGCCACTGTTATCGCCGCCTACTGGCCTTTCCGGACCGAGATTGACCCGCGCCCGCTGATGCTGGCCCTGCATGCGCGCGGCTACCGCATCGTGCTGCCGGTCGTCGTCAGGAAAGCCGCGCCTTTGAAATTTCGTCTCTGGGGACCCGGTGCGACCCTGGTGAAGGCAGGACTTGGCGGTCTTGTGCCTGATGTCGGTGCACCGGAGCTTGAGCCGGATCTGCTGCTCGTTCCGATGCTCGCGTTTGACGATACCGGTTTCCGCCTCGGCTATGGCGGCGGGTTCTACGATCGTACGCTGGAACGGCTGCGCGGGCTGAAGCCGGTACGGGCTGTCGGCGCCGCCTACGAGGCGCAGCGGGTTCCGGCAGTGCCGCGCGATGCCACGGATCAGAGACTGGACGCCATGCTGACCGAGGCAGGCCTTGCCGATTTCGAAGGATCTCCCGCATGA
- a CDS encoding cell division protein ZapA — translation MAQVEITINSKNYRIACEDGQESRIASLANMVDSHVKDLVGQIGQIGDTRLLVMASLLIADELVDLREIEREVSTEGGSVSLGDGEEKIVSALNAMAGRIESIADQLERA, via the coding sequence TTGGCCCAGGTCGAAATCACCATCAACAGCAAGAATTACCGGATCGCCTGTGAAGACGGTCAGGAAAGCCGGATCGCCAGCCTCGCCAACATGGTCGATTCCCATGTGAAGGATCTGGTCGGTCAGATCGGTCAGATCGGCGATACGCGGCTGCTTGTCATGGCCTCCCTGCTGATAGCGGACGAACTCGTCGATCTGCGCGAGATCGAGCGGGAAGTCTCCACGGAGGGGGGCTCCGTGTCCCTCGGCGACGGCGAGGAAAAGATCGTCTCGGCCCTCAATGCGATGGCCGGACGGATCGAGAGCATTGCGGACCAGCTGGAACGCGCCTAG
- the tkt gene encoding transketolase, translating into MNTTSSDASDGTGSAVSHDMLANAIRALSMDAVEKAKSGHPGMPMGMADVATVLFSEFLNFDPKAPNWPDRDRFILSAGHGSMLIYSLLHLTGYEDVTLDEIKNFRQLGSKTPGHPEYGHTAGVETTTGPLGQGLANGVGMALAERMNNARFGDDLVDHYTYVIAGDGCLMEGISHEAASMAGHLKLGKLVVLFDDNGISIDGSTDLSVSDDQLMRFEAYGWHVSQVDGHDAEAVSAAIEAARSDDRPSLVACRTKIGFGAPTKEGKSSSHGAPLGTDEIAGARENLGWSAAPFEIPADVLKAWRAIGADRAEAHIAWTQRYDTAEAETRKAFDAALSGKLPAGAEAAIKELIAKHGEEKPKLATRVASQKTLEVLQPAIPALVGGSADLTGSNNTKVGGQDAVSAGSYGGHYIYYGVREHAMAAAMNGMALHGGLIPYGGTFLVFTDYCRPSIRLSALMGLRVIYVMTHDSIGLGEDGPTHQPVEHVAALRAIPNLNVFRPADAIETAECWLAALQDENRPSILALTRQGLPTVRSGDTSENLSAKGGYVLSDASGDRKVTILATGSEIEIALEAQKTLEADGVTTAVISMPSMERFKAQDADYRKAVLGSGTLMVAVEAGIQQCWDGLIGFDGIFVGMNSFGASAPAGDLYKHFGITSDAVVSEVKKRLG; encoded by the coding sequence ATGAACACGACATCTTCTGATGCAAGCGACGGTACCGGAAGCGCCGTTTCGCACGATATGCTCGCGAATGCGATCCGCGCCCTTTCGATGGACGCGGTGGAAAAGGCCAAGTCCGGCCATCCCGGCATGCCGATGGGCATGGCCGACGTCGCGACCGTGCTGTTTTCCGAATTCCTGAATTTCGATCCGAAGGCACCGAACTGGCCGGACCGCGACCGGTTCATCCTGTCGGCCGGCCACGGCTCGATGCTGATCTATTCGCTGCTGCATCTGACCGGCTACGAAGATGTCACGCTGGACGAGATCAAGAATTTCCGCCAGCTCGGCTCGAAAACACCGGGACATCCGGAATACGGCCACACCGCTGGCGTCGAGACCACGACCGGCCCGCTCGGCCAGGGTCTGGCCAACGGGGTCGGCATGGCGCTTGCCGAGCGCATGAACAATGCCCGCTTCGGCGACGACCTGGTCGATCATTACACCTACGTCATCGCCGGCGATGGCTGCCTGATGGAAGGAATCAGCCACGAGGCCGCCTCCATGGCCGGCCACCTGAAGCTCGGCAAGCTGGTTGTGCTGTTCGACGATAACGGCATCTCCATCGACGGCTCTACCGATCTGTCGGTCTCCGACGATCAACTGATGCGGTTCGAAGCTTATGGCTGGCATGTCAGCCAGGTCGACGGCCACGATGCCGAGGCAGTCTCCGCCGCCATCGAAGCCGCCCGTTCGGACGACCGCCCGTCCCTGGTCGCCTGCCGTACCAAGATCGGCTTCGGTGCCCCGACCAAGGAAGGCAAGTCCTCCTCCCACGGCGCCCCGCTCGGCACCGACGAAATCGCCGGTGCCCGCGAAAATCTCGGCTGGAGCGCCGCGCCGTTCGAAATTCCGGCGGACGTACTGAAAGCCTGGCGCGCCATCGGCGCCGACCGGGCCGAGGCTCATATTGCCTGGACCCAGCGTTACGACACGGCCGAGGCCGAAACCCGGAAGGCTTTCGACGCGGCTCTGTCCGGCAAGCTGCCCGCCGGTGCCGAGGCAGCCATCAAGGAGCTGATCGCCAAGCATGGCGAAGAAAAGCCGAAACTCGCCACCCGCGTCGCTTCCCAGAAGACGCTGGAAGTATTGCAGCCGGCGATCCCGGCACTGGTCGGCGGCTCGGCCGACCTGACCGGCTCCAACAATACCAAGGTTGGCGGACAGGATGCGGTCAGCGCCGGCAGCTATGGCGGCCACTACATCTATTACGGCGTGCGTGAGCATGCCATGGCCGCCGCGATGAACGGCATGGCCCTGCATGGCGGCCTGATCCCCTATGGCGGCACCTTCCTGGTCTTCACCGACTATTGCCGCCCCTCGATCCGGCTCTCCGCCCTGATGGGCCTGCGCGTCATCTATGTCATGACCCATGATTCCATCGGTCTCGGCGAAGACGGCCCAACCCACCAGCCGGTCGAGCATGTGGCGGCGCTCCGGGCCATCCCGAACCTGAACGTGTTCCGCCCGGCGGATGCGATCGAGACGGCGGAATGCTGGCTCGCCGCGCTGCAGGATGAGAATCGCCCGTCCATCCTCGCGCTGACCCGTCAGGGTCTGCCGACGGTGCGCAGCGGTGACACCTCGGAGAACCTGTCGGCCAAGGGCGGCTACGTGCTCTCCGACGCTTCCGGTGATCGCAAGGTAACGATCCTCGCCACCGGCTCCGAGATCGAAATCGCCCTGGAGGCGCAGAAAACCCTGGAAGCCGACGGCGTCACCACGGCCGTGATTTCCATGCCGTCCATGGAGCGCTTCAAGGCCCAGGACGCCGACTATCGCAAAGCCGTGCTCGGCTCCGGCACACTCATGGTCGCGGTCGAGGCGGGTATCCAGCAGTGCTGGGACGGCCTGATCGGGTTCGACGGTATCTTCGTCGGCATGAACTCATTCGGCGCATCCGCGCCAGCTGGCGACCTCTACAAACATTTCGGCATCACCAGCGATGCCGTCGTGTCCGAGGTCAAAAAACGTCTGGGATAA